The Reichenbachiella carrageenanivorans region AGTAGTAGCTATGATCGCTACAGGATGTAGCAGTGGAGACGTAGAAAGCAGAATAGCAAGACTTGAAGGCCGTGTAGCCGAGCTCGAAGGCTCTGGTACTGCTGCAGCGAGATCTACTTCTACCCAACCTGCCGCAACAGCAGAGCCTGAAGTAAAGCCAGAAGGACCACTTCCTGCATTTACATTCAACGAAGAATCTCATGATTTCGGAACGATCAATGAAGGAGACGAAGTAGAGCACATTTTCGCATTCACCAATACAGGCGATGCGCCATTGATTATCTCTAGTGCTACTGGATCATGTGGATGTACCGTGCCTGAATGGCCAAAAGAGCCAATCGGCATAGGCGAAAAGGGCGAGATCAAGGTGAAATTCAACAGTAGAAAGAAGCCTGGCATCCAAAACAAAACGGTTACGATCACGTCAAACACCTACCCAAAACAAACAAGAATCAAAATCAAGGCTAACGTGACACCAGCACCTAAGGATGCTAACTCACCGTCTTAAGTCTTACATTCATCTAATTTCAACAATTAACGAAGCATGTTAAACTTCATCATATTACAAGCGGCCGCAGGTGGCGCAGGGTATTCTAATTTCATCATGATTGGCGTCATGGTCGTGATATTCTATTTCTTCTTTATTCGCCCTCAGCAAAAAAAGCAAAAAGATCAGAAAGCTTTTACTGAAAGCGTGACCAAAGGGGACAATGTCGTAACTATCGGCGGCATCCATGGCAAAGTTTTGTCAGTAGAAGACACTACTGTAACTTTAGAAATAGACAAAGGTGCAAAGATGAAGATTGAAAAATCTTCTATCTCGATGGAGTCTACTAAGAAAGTAGCGAGCTAATTGTTTTTTATGAATAAATAATTGAATGGGAATATTTAGGTTCTTATTACCTGGATTAAAAGATAACTGGAAGGTAGTTGTGCTCTCAATATTAGGAGCAACTACCTTTTGGTTTTTTAATGCCATGAACAAGTCATACGACACTCGGGTGGACTACCCTCTATCCTATACCTTCGATAGAGACAGTGTCGTCGTGATAGATCCACTTGCTCCCCAAATCAAAATAGATGTGACCAGTGGTGGATGGAACCTCATCAGAAAAACGCTACGAATCAACGCAACCCCCATCAACATCCCTCTTGACAACCCAACCGAAATAAAGTTTTTAACTCGATCTAGCCTCATCCCGATGATCTCCGATCAACTCGATGGGCTTCGTCTGATTTATGTAGTCACAGACACGCTATTTTTCAATATTGAGCAACGGATAACAAAAAAACTACCCGTATACATAGACAGTGTTGCGATCCCCTTATCTCAGTCTTATCGTATGGTTAGCCCAATCTCATGCAACGTAGACAGCGCCATCGTCTCAGGGCCAAAATCTACCATGGAGCAAATGCCTGCTTACGTGCAACTTGATTTTAGTAACAAAAGCATTGACAGTAATTTTGATGACGAACTGGGCTTCTTTGTGAGCGACCACGTAACAGTAGAACCAAATGAAGCCGCTGTAAAATTTAAAGTAGGCAAATACCTAACCCGTGAAATTAGCATTCCAATAGAGCCACTAGACTTTCCTATAGACTCTTCTGCCTATTTGTCTAACCATGAAATTGTGCTCTATTATACCATCAAGGAAGAAGATGAAGACGAAGTGACGGCTACAGATTTTAGCATTACGGCAGATTATTCTATGCGAAACATGAAAGACTCTACGGTGATCCCAATCCTCATGTATGCGCACGAAAAAGCCCTAGACATTGTATTGGCTTCGGATCGCATCAAACTAGTTTACGCTGATCCAAAATGAAAACGGTAGGCATTACTGGCGGAATAGGCTCTGGCAAGTCTACAGTTTGTAAAATATTTGAGGTTTTAAACATCCCTGTATACGCCGCTGATGACCGAGCCAAATTTCTCATGCAGTATGATCCCTCATTGATCAAACAAATCACAAATACCTTTGGAGAAGCTTCCTACTCAAATGGCACACTCAATAGAAGTCATTTAGCCAATGTAATTTTTAGCAACCCTAAGGAAACCGAAAAAATAAATGCTTTAGTGCATCCTGTAGTAGCTCAAGATTTTGGTTCATGGCGAGCACAGCAACATAGCCCATATGTACTCAAAGAAGCCGCACTACTGATCGAATCTGGCTCCTACCAAAGTCTAGACTTCCTTATCAATGTCTACGCACCTATCGATACGAGAATTCACCGAGTGCAGCAAAGAGATCCGCAAAGATCAATAGACGAAATAAAAGGCATTATAGACAAACAAACGAGCGAAGAGCGAAGAACCGCTGTAGCAAATGCCATCATCAACAATGACGGCAATCAACTCTTGATCCCGCAAGTATTAGCCATTCACCAACAACTTATCAGTTAGTTTTCAGGCATTTTAAACAAGCTACTCGGCGCCCCCTGTCCAAAGACGATATCATCCACAATCACATGAGTGGCGGATCTATCAATCCTATTTTCAAACTCAAATGGCATCGAAAACGCACCTAATTTTTTGTAATTTTTAAAAATCACCTCCTTTTCCACTTCTTCAACATTATCCTCCTTATATATCCGTACCAGATGTACCATATAGGTCTTTTTATTAAGTAAATAATCTACATAAAAACCTGACGGCCTAGTAACACGAATGACATAATGCGACTTATCCTGTGCATACTCAGAGCCAATCAAAGTTAACTCTTGATCTAAACCTGCATAATTGTATAAAGGCGAACCCAGGCCTACATCCAACAGCAGCAGGGCTTTCTCACGCTCAGTCATCAATTGTGCTACCTGTACACCTGTCCATGGGGCAATCGTCCATGCACGCACACCATCATATGCACTAACATATCGTTGTTCTTTCCATACACCCTCTATGATTATTTTACTTGGTGCCTTTTTCGTAACGGTGTATTCCTTCGTTTTGCTAAAGCCATTCATCTCTCGCATATCCATAGAAATGGTACGCATGGATAAAATCTGCTCCTGGCCTACCGCCTCAAAATGACGTGTCAATATTTTATCTAAATCTTGAGCCACTACCACAGCAGGGAGGTTTAAGACTACTTGAAAAAGTACTTTTATCAACTTAATTCTATTCATTTCGTTCTAAGCGTTTAGCAATAGCAAGTTAGTTGGTAATCCACATTTTTTCATAGAAATTACAAACTCGAGATATCCAAAATTGATCACACTATGAAAAGTCTAATGACTACGCTCCTGATAATAGGAATCCTGTTTCAAAGCCAAGCCCAGCAAGCCACACTTGCCCAAGCACACGAGCTGCTCGCCGATGAGTATCTCGAAGAAGCATTGGATATGTTTAATAGTTTGGAAAAAAACAACAAGCAAAATGCTGAGTTCTATTTTCTTCGAGGCTCTTGTTTGTCCGAATTGGGTGAAAATGAAAAAGCCATCTCGGATTTGAATGTTT contains the following coding sequences:
- a CDS encoding DUF1573 domain-containing protein encodes the protein MKSIKLIPVFVAVVAMIATGCSSGDVESRIARLEGRVAELEGSGTAAARSTSTQPAATAEPEVKPEGPLPAFTFNEESHDFGTINEGDEVEHIFAFTNTGDAPLIISSATGSCGCTVPEWPKEPIGIGEKGEIKVKFNSRKKPGIQNKTVTITSNTYPKQTRIKIKANVTPAPKDANSPS
- the yajC gene encoding preprotein translocase subunit YajC, whose protein sequence is MLNFIILQAAAGGAGYSNFIMIGVMVVIFYFFFIRPQQKKQKDQKAFTESVTKGDNVVTIGGIHGKVLSVEDTTVTLEIDKGAKMKIEKSSISMESTKKVAS
- a CDS encoding LolA-like protein; protein product: MNRIKLIKVLFQVVLNLPAVVVAQDLDKILTRHFEAVGQEQILSMRTISMDMREMNGFSKTKEYTVTKKAPSKIIIEGVWKEQRYVSAYDGVRAWTIAPWTGVQVAQLMTEREKALLLLDVGLGSPLYNYAGLDQELTLIGSEYAQDKSHYVIRVTRPSGFYVDYLLNKKTYMVHLVRIYKEDNVEEVEKEVIFKNYKKLGAFSMPFEFENRIDRSATHVIVDDIVFGQGAPSSLFKMPEN
- a CDS encoding YbbR-like domain-containing protein, producing the protein MNKSYDTRVDYPLSYTFDRDSVVVIDPLAPQIKIDVTSGGWNLIRKTLRINATPINIPLDNPTEIKFLTRSSLIPMISDQLDGLRLIYVVTDTLFFNIEQRITKKLPVYIDSVAIPLSQSYRMVSPISCNVDSAIVSGPKSTMEQMPAYVQLDFSNKSIDSNFDDELGFFVSDHVTVEPNEAAVKFKVGKYLTREISIPIEPLDFPIDSSAYLSNHEIVLYYTIKEEDEDEVTATDFSITADYSMRNMKDSTVIPILMYAHEKALDIVLASDRIKLVYADPK
- the coaE gene encoding dephospho-CoA kinase (Dephospho-CoA kinase (CoaE) performs the final step in coenzyme A biosynthesis.), which codes for MKTVGITGGIGSGKSTVCKIFEVLNIPVYAADDRAKFLMQYDPSLIKQITNTFGEASYSNGTLNRSHLANVIFSNPKETEKINALVHPVVAQDFGSWRAQQHSPYVLKEAALLIESGSYQSLDFLINVYAPIDTRIHRVQQRDPQRSIDEIKGIIDKQTSEERRTAVANAIINNDGNQLLIPQVLAIHQQLIS